One window of Amaranthus tricolor cultivar Red isolate AtriRed21 chromosome 11, ASM2621246v1, whole genome shotgun sequence genomic DNA carries:
- the LOC130826631 gene encoding uncharacterized mitochondrial protein AtMg00810-like, translating to MKKFKYGQSNSDHTLFLKRNKDKKTCLIIYVDDMIITNNDEEEISELKRKLFLEFEMKDLGNLKYFLGIEVLRSRQGIFIHQQKYILDLLAETWMIDCKPAETPILTNHGLQIIEGAKLANREQYQKLVGKTMYLSQTRPDIAYVVGVVSRFMHYP from the coding sequence ATGAAGAAATTCAAATATGGACAAAGCAACTCAGATCATACTCTGTTTTTGAAAAGGAACAAAGATAAGAAAACATGTCTCATTATATATGTCGATGATATGATCATTACCAACAACGACGAAGAAGAAATCTCCGAGCTAAAAAGGAAATTGTTTCTAGAATTCGAAATGAAAGACTTGGGTAACCTCAAATACTTTCTTGGTATAGAGGTACTGAGATCACGACAAGGGATATTCATTCATCAGCAGAAATATATCCTTGATCTTTTAGCTGAAACATGGATGATTGATTGCAAGCCAGCTGAAACTCCAATCCTGACCAATCATGGACTTCAGATTATTGAAGGTGCTAAACTAGCTAATCGAGAGCAATATCAGAAATTAGTGGGAAAAACCATGTACTTATCTCAAACAAGACCAGACATAGCCTATGTAGTGGGAGTAGTGAGTAGATTCATGCATTACCCATAA
- the LOC130827231 gene encoding peroxidase 57-like yields MWCASPSTILALGLILVTLVSQCYANNQLYVGYYRGKCWQYNVEEIIFNVVKAKYAKDPTIVAGLIRLQFHDCIVRGCDASVLLDGPKTEKTAKPNQSLKGFYVIDAAKEAVERICPGVVSCADVLTIAARSAVFLAGGRWYYVETGRRDGFISSRSEALANLPSEHITTRDAIQLFASRGLSKEDFVVLLGGHSVGTTHCDKFSSRLYNFHNTGKPDVRMNSGMLYALRRMCPRKSGSNNIVYFKNAPTGHYQIDNAYYKQLLVNQGLLEVDQNIGSSPLTNSIVKKLAYVPGYFDKKFGQSMVKMGRIGVITGKQGEIRKYCGAINHYKH; encoded by the exons ATGTGGTGTGCATCTCCTTCAACAATTTTAGCCCTAGGGCTCATTTTGGTTACCTTAGTTAGCCAATGTTATGCTAATAACCAACTATATGTTGGCTACTATAGAGGAAAATGTTGGCAATACAATGTTgaagaaattattttcaatgTTGTTAAGGCTAAATACGCTAAGGATCCTACTATTGTCGCTGGCCTTATTCGATTACAATTTCATGATTGCATTGTTAGG GGATGTGATGCATCAGTTCTCCTCGATGGACCAAAGACAGAAAAGACtgcaaaaccaaatcaaagtcTAAAAGGTTTTTATGTTATCGATGCTGCAAAAGAAGCTGTTGAGAGAATCTGCCCAGGAGTTGTCTCTTGTGCTGATGTGCTAACTATTGCAGCTAGAAGTGCTGTCTTTTTG GCGGGAGGTAGATGGTACTACGTAGAAACAGGAAGACGAGATGGTTTCATCTCATCTAGAAGTGAAGCCCTTGCAAATCTTCCATCAGAACACATAACAACTCGTGATGCTATCCAATTATTTGCTTCTAGAGGATTAAGTAAAGAAGACTTTGTTGTTCTTCTAG GAGGACATTCTGTTGGAACAACACACTGTGACAAATTCAGTAGTCGTCTATACAACTTCCACAACACCGGTAAACCAGATGTAAGAATGAATTCCGGAATGCTCTATGCTTTGAGAAGAATGTGTCCAAGAAAGAGTGGTTCCAACAACATAGTATACTTCAAAAATGCTCCTACAGGTCATTACCAAATTGACAATGCTTACTACAAACAACTATTGGTAAACCAAGGACTTCTAGAAGTTGATCAAAATATAGGAAGTTCTCCACTTACTAATAGTATTGTGAAGAAGCTGGCTTATGTTCCAGGCTACTTTGACAAAAAATTTGGTCAATCCATGGTTAAGATGGGAAGAATTGGTGTTATTACTGGAAAGCAAGGAGAAATTAGAAAATATTGTGGTGCAATTAATCACTACAAACATTGA
- the LOC130827548 gene encoding peroxidase 57-like, which yields MRLAWFVSTLFFLGFILTTLVDGHGGLKVGFYKGKCGKHDAEKVIYNVVKEKIASDPDVVSDLVRISFHDCFVRGCDASILLEGENTEQKARVNHGLGGLKLVNAIKDAIEKVCPGVVSCTDIIVLGARDAIFLAEGKWYEVETGRRDGRVSLASEAHATLPPPTIPIHKAIELFAKKGLNKEDFVVLLGGHTVGTTHCHSFKERLYNFRKTNKPDPSIGPNLLHLLKKTCPTNSPSDGEAFLDQTQGSHFKIDNAYYKQILVHKGVLEIDQKLALNPITRGDVKRLAYNPYHFLNKFGPAMVKMSKIGVLTGNQGEIRKHCGYVN from the exons ATGAGATTAGCTTGGTTTGTCTCAACATTATTCTTCTTAGGTTTCATTCTAACAACCCTTGTTGATGGCCATGGAGGGCTGAAAGTCGGCTTCTACAAAGGCAAGTGTGGGAAACATGATGCCGAGAAAGTTATTTACAATGTTGTTAAAGAAAAGATTGCAAGCGATCCTGATGTTGTGTCCGATCTTGTTCGTATATCATTTCATGACTGCTTTGTTAGG GGTTGTGATGCTTCGATTTTACTCGAGGGAGAAAATACAGAGCAAAAAGCACGGGTAAATCATGGTCTTGGTGGACTTAAACTTGTTAATGCTATTAAGGATGCTATTGAGAAAGTTTGTCCAGGAGTTGTATCATGTACGGATATCATTGTTCTTGGTGCTAGAGATGCTATTTTTTTG GCTGAAGGAAAATGGTATGAGGTTGAAACAGGAAGAAGAGACGGACGAGTATCACTTGCAAGTGAAGCACATGCTACTCTCCCTCCACCAACAATTCCAATACATAAAGCCATTGAATTGTTTGCTAAAAAAGGACTCAATAAGGAAGATTTTGTCGTTCTTTTAG GCGGACATACAGTTGGAACTACACATTGTCACTCATTTAAAGAACGTCTATACAACTTTAGAAAGACGAACAAGCCGGATCCAAGCATTGGTCCAAATCTACTTCATCTCTTGAAGAAGACATGTCCCACTAATAGTCCATCAGATGGAGAAGCATTCCTTGATCAAACTCAAGGAAGCCATTTCAAGATTGATAATGCCTACTATAAACAAATTTTGGTACACAAAGGAGTTCTAGAGATTGATCAAAAGTTGGCATTAAATCCTATCACAAGAGGTGATGTGAAGAGGCTAGCTTACAATCCTTATCATTTTTTGAACAAATTTGGTCCAGCTATGGTTAAAATGTCCAAAATTGGAGTTCTTACGGGCAACCAAGGAGAAATTAGGAAACATTGTGGGTATGTTAATTAG